ACGCCGGCGGCGGCCCCGGTGTACGGATCGAGCTGCACGAAACGCGGGTTGCAATCTGAGGTGGCGGCCACACCCATCGATGAGCCTTTGACGCGCATTACGGCGGCGTCGGCGGCTCCGGGTAGCACCACGGTGTTGGTCATCACCTGCTGGTCATAGCGTTCAAAGATCGGGCGTTTGCTGGCAATGGTCGGGTGAGAGAGCAGCCGCAGCAGCACCTCGTTCAAGTCGTCTGGCACCGGAATACCTGTCAGGTCACGCTGACGGGCGGCAATGATCTCCGGTGACTCCACGCCCTCGCGGGTGTACTTGGGCGCTTCGTTGAGCAGGGCCACCGGCAGGTCGCATACCATCTCGCCTTTCCAGGTCAGGCGGTAGTTGTGGTGCTCCTCCACCTGGCCGATGTTCACCACGTCCAGTTCCCATTTTTCCAGCAGGTCGTAGAGTTCCTGCTCGCGGCCCGGCACCGGTACCAGAATCATGCGCTCCTGCGACTCGCTGAGGCACAGCTCCATCGGCACCATTCCGGTTTCACGCGTGGGCACGTCGTCGAGGTTCATGGTGATGCCCAGCCCGGCCCGGTACGCCATCTCACAAGTAGAACTGACCAGTCCCGCCGCGCCCATGTCCTGCACGCCCGCCACCACGCCCGCTTCAATGGCTTCCAGGGTCGCTTCCAGCAGCAGCTTTTCCATGAAGGGATCGCCCACCTGCACGGCAGGTCTGTCGGCCTGCGAGGCGTCGGAGAGGTCGGCGGAGGCGAATACCGCGCCGCCCAATCCGTCGCGCCCGGTCTTGGAGCCGACGTAGATGATCTGGTTACCGACCTCGCCCATCGTGCCCTTCGCCAGATCCTCGTGTCTCAGCAGGCCCAGCGCCATCACGTTGACCAGCGGATTTTCCTGGTAGCTGGGGTGAAAGGTGACCTCGCCGCCCACGGTGGGCACGCCAATCGCGTTGCCGTAGTGACTGATGCCCTCCACCACGCCGTTGACCAGAAACTTGGTGCGGGGCGAGTCGGGGTCGCCGAACCGCAGCGAGTCCAGCACTGCGAAGGGCCGCGCCCCCATTGCGAAAATGTCGCGCAGGATGCCGCCCACGCCCGTCGCCGCACCCTGCACCGGTTCCACCGCCGAGGGGTGGTTGTGCGACTCCATCTTGAAGGCCACACCCCAGCCCTCGCCGATGTCGACCACACCCGCGTTCTCGCCGGGGCCTTGCAGGACTTGTGGACCTTCAGTCGGAAAGGCCTTGAAGAGGGGCCGCGAGTTCTTGTAGCCGCAGTGCTCGCTCCACATCGCGCCGACGATGGCGGCTTCCAGGGCGTTGGGGTGGCGCTCCAGTTGGGAAACGAGCAGGTCGTATTCGCTGTCGGAGAGGCCGAAGGTGGCGGCGCGGGTTCGGAGGGAAGGGTTGGAGGCGTGGGTCTGGGTCATTTGAGGAACCTCGTTATCCAACGTAGTGCAGATACGCTCAGGATAATGACGAATAACTGTAGAAGGAGTTGAGGAGTATCAACGACTGCGTTTGATATGCAACGCTCGTATGCCTCATTCGCGAAGATGTCGAAAAATTCTGAGACGTTTTCCTGAAGAAAATTCGTTTTCTTCTGTGAACAGTAAGTTCTCGCATCCGTATAATTTCCCATTCCTGCTGTCAAAATCAGGGGCGGTTGAAAAAGTGATCCAGATATCTATAAGAACCCCAAAATAATGAAACCCGATCTTAAGAAGATCAAAGCTTTACTGACTCCGGCGTCAAATTCCACACTGCTTCTTGTAGCTGTTTGTCAAAGCTCATGAAATTGATAGGCATAACTTAACGCAGGGCGATGGCTGGGGCGAGGTGAAAGCGCCCCTTCGTCCCTCAAGCCTTCTTTCCCAACTGCACCTGCCCCCGGTGATAAGCGATGTGCCGCAGGTGCATACCCAGGGCAGCGAGGCGGGGGCGCTCGCCGCTTGGGGCGCTGGGCGAAAAGGCCATGCCGTCCATATCGGCGTCGCTGGCCGAGCGCAAATAGGCCACTGCTTCAGCGCCCACGCTGTCCAGCTGAGCCAGAACTGCGTTCTGGTCGGCATTTTCCTCGGTGGGTGGAACGCCGCTGAGATTCTGCGCCCAGGCCTGATCTTCCCAGCCTAAATAGTTGTAAGTGGGCGTTCTGTCTTGCAGCACGGTCAGCCGCAGCCAGTCGGCAATGTGCAGGGCGTGCCAGGCGGAGCTGTGGCCCAGGCGGGCGATACTGAACGCTTCGGTGGGGACGCTTTCCAGCGCGGCGCGAAAAGCGGTGAGTTCTATTTCGTACTGATCGGCCAGAAAAGTCTGGAGGGCAGTCATTTTACCAGTACCGCTTTGAGGCTCTGAAACAGCTTCTGACCGTCCTCGCTGCCCAGCAAGGCTTCCATTGCCCGCTCAGGGTGCGGCATCATCCCCAGCACGTTGCCGCGCTCGCTGACGATTCCGGCGATGTCGTTGATGCTGCCGTTGGGGTTGTCCAGATACCGGAAGACGATCCGGCCCTCGTCCTCCAGCCGCGCAATCGTCGCGGTGTCGGCGTAATAATTGCCCTCGCCGTGCGCGATGGGGATTTCAAGGGTCTGGTCTGGCGCATACGCGGAGGTGAACGCGGTCTGGTTGTTCTCCACCCGCAGATGCACCGGCTTGCACAGAAAATGCACCTCGCGGTTGCGGCCCAGTGCGCCCGGTAGCAGTCCTGCCTCGGTCAGCACCTGAAAGCCGTTGCAGATACCCAGCACATAACCGCCGCGTTCGGCGTGCGCCTTGATGGCCCCCATGATCGGGCTGCGGGCCGCCACTGCGCCGCTGCGGAGATGGTCGCCGTAGGAAAAGCCGCCGGGTAAAATCACCAGATCGGTGCCAGCGGGGAGGCCGTCTTCGGTGTGCCACACGAAGTGGGCAGAAGGGTCGAGATTCATCTGGGCGGCGTGCAGCGCGTCGGCGTCGCAGTTGGAGCCGGGAAACTGAATCACGGCGACGTTCATAGGTGCTGCAACTCCTTGACGGTGCGCCCACTCACGACATTGCCGGTGTTCAGTGTGCTGGCGGGTTCGAACATCATGATCCAGGTTTCTTCCGTCTGGGCGACGGGCAGATGCTCCACGCCGCGCGGTACGACGATCAGCTCGCCCTCGCCAACGATTCGCTCGCCGTCTCTGAATTTCAGTTGCAGCACGCCTTTGATCACCATGAACAGTTCGTCCTCCTGCTCGTGGGCGTGCCACTCGAACTCGCCGCTGATACGGGCAATTTTGACCTGCTGGCCGTTGAGGTCGGCCACCACTTTGGGCTGCCAGTGTTCACTGAACAGGCCAAACTTCTCGTGCAGATTGACCGTCTGGGGGAGTGTCGCGGCGGGCGTGCTCACGCTGGCTCCAATGTTCGCTCTTCCAGCTCCCAGCGCACATTTTCCATCACCGGATTGCTCAGCACGTTCTCGGCGATATCCTTCAGACGGCTTTCCACTTCAGTATGCTCGCCTTCCAGTTGCAGCTCGATGTATTTGCCCACCCGCACGCCGCTCACCGGCTGGCCCAGGTGTGACAGCGAGCGCTCGACGGTGCGCCCCTGCGGATCGAGGATGCTGGGCTTGAGGGTAACGAAGACTCTGGCCTGATAGTTGGGCATGGGAATTCCTTTGGAGTTGAGTTGGGGCCTGTGTTTCGCGGGAAGAGAAAGAGAAATGGGAATTTTTCCCTGATCACGCATTCCGCGTGACCGATCACTCAGGCCTGCTCCACCCGCCTCAGCATCTCCCCGTAAGCTTCCTCGACCCCGCCCAGATCGTGCCGGAAGCGGTCCTTGTCCATCTTCTCGCCGGTCTCGGCGTCCCAGAAGCGGCAGGTATCAGGGCTGATCTCGTCGGCCAGCACAAGTTGACCGCTGGGCAATTTGCCGAATTCCAATTTGAAATCAATGAGACGGATGCCGCGCTGCCCAAAAAATGGCGTCAAAAAGCCGTTCACTTGCAGTGCCAGTTCACGAATGCGGGCCATATCGCCCTCGGTGGCCCACTCCAGCGCCACAGCGGTATCGGTGTTGATGAGCGGGTCGCCCAGCGCGTCGGATTTGTAGCAGTACTCCACGACCGGGCGGGCGAGCGGCGTGCCTTCCTCCAGGCCCAGTTTCTTGGCGAAGCTGCCTGCCGCCACGTTGCGCACGATCACTTCCACAGGTACGATCGTCACAGCCTTGACGAGCTGCTCGGTGTCGGAGAGTTTGGCGATGAAGTGGGTGGGAATACCCACGCCCTCCAGTTTCGGATACAGCGCAGCGGTGATGGCGTTGTTGGTGGCCCCCTTGCCCACCCAGCTTCCGCGTTTCTGGGCGTTGAAGGCGGTGGCTTCGTCCTTGTATTCCACCAGGTACTCGGTGGGGTTCGGGGTGGCGTAGACCCGCTTGGCCTTGCCCTCGTAGCGGAGTTCACCTCTGGTCGTGTCGGTCATGCTGGCTCCTGTGATGTTCGGCAAAAAGCAGAAAAACGGGGATCAACGAAGGCAGCGAGCCGGTTCCCGGTGGGGGGAACACGCTCGCTGCGGCTGAGTACCTGGGCGGCACGCTGAAATGAAGGGATGGGCAAACTCGTGCATCGGAAACCTCCAACGCCGCCTCACGGACGACTGGTCCAGCGCCTGCTCGGGCTGGGGCGTCTCGCTGGACGCACGGATGGAAGATCGGGCGACTCTCCTGGGTTGACCGGGGCGCTCACCCTCAGGTCAGGAGAGCAGCTTAACATTCCCGCGCCCCGCCGGGTAGGGTCGGGCGGCCCGGACAGGCAACCCGTCTGGGCAACCCCCGCCTGGGCAATTCGGCAGGGACGAAGGCGGCATGCCGGGAAGCTACACTGGGCAGCATGGTTGCTGACCCTTCCCCCCTGCCCCCCACGCTGCTGCTGGTCGTGGACCTGATTGATACAGACACTGGACTCGCCGAGGTCGAAGACGACCAGGGACGCACCTACGCCTTTCCCGCTGCCTGGTTGCCGCAGGCCGCCGACGGTCAGGCTTACCGGGTGAGCGTCTCGGGCCAGGGCGTGCAGTTCGTGGCGGAAGCAGGCGGCGCGGCCCGGCTGCGCGAAAAGAGCAAGCAGACCCTGCTGGAGTTCAGTGACGACTTCAGCGGCGAGGTGGCTCCGCCCGGCGAAGATGGGCAACCATGACCGAAGTGGTGGTCGTGCCCGATCTGCACGGGCGGCTCGATCTGCTGCTGGCGGCCCTGCGCCAGTTTCCTGGGGCGCACTTTCTGTCGCTGGGCGACGCCATTGACCGTGGCCCGCGCAGTCTCGCCACCGTGGACAAGCTGCTGGAACTGCACGATCAGGGCCGCGCCACCTTACTCATGGGCAACCACGAGCGCATGGCGCAGGAGGGCCTCAAGTGGTATCAGCGCTACAGCGGCACGCACGACATGGACGATTACCGGAGGGCGATGGAGGGCTACCAGTGGTGGATGCAGGCGGGGGGTGACACGGTCCGTAAGGAGATCCCCCACTACGCCGCCGAACGTGGTGGCCCCAGCAGCCTGACCCTGGAGCAGTTTCCAGCGAATCTGGCCCGCTACCTCGATCTGCTCGTTCGGGTGGTGTATGTCACCGCCGACGGGGTCATTCACTTGGAGGTGCCACCGGAGCCGAGCGTGCTGGTGGCCCATGCCAGCCCCCCGGTGAGCCATCCGCAGTACCGCAATCCCGAAACGGCGGCGCTGTGGCTGCGGCCCTTTGAAGGCCCCTTTCCGCTCCCGCCGGGTGTGGCCTACAGCGTTCACGGCCATACCCCGGTGCGCGGCCCGACCCGGCTGGGCCGTCACATCTACCTCGATTTGGGGGCCTATGAGACTGGACGGCTGGCGCTGCTGCCGGTCAGTGTCCATCAGCTGAGTACGGTGACGGTGCTGTGCGGGCGCGGCGAGCCGCTGCGGGCCAGCCGTTACCCGGCGATGGGCGAGGCGCTTCCCGCCCAGATGGTGACGCTGGATGGTGCGCCGGGTCGGCGCTGAGGTGAGGCCGCCCGATCCGGCGCGCACACCCGGTCCCCAGTCCAGACGCGCTCATCTGACCCGGCCCCTGTGGCTGGGCCTGGGCTTTTTGTTCACCGGCATCGGCCTGCTCGGCACGGTGCTGCCGCTGCTGCCCGGCACCGGGTTTCTGGTGCTGGCGGCCTGGTGCTTTTCGCGCAGCAGTCCCCGCTTCGAGGCGTGGCTGCTCGGCCTGCCGGTGGTGGGCGAACTGCTCAGCGATTACCGCGCCGGAAAGGGGATGCCGCTGCGGGCCAAGATGGTCGCCTGCCTGAGCATCGCCCTGGCGGTGGGCCTGAGCCTGAACCGCATTCCGGTGCTGATCGGTCAGGTGGTCTGGGTGCTGCTGGGCATGTTCGGCATCTGGTACATCGTTCGGCGGGTGCCGCTGCGGCGCTGAGAGGAAAAGGCGGCTACAGCACCGCGTCCAGCCCCGACAGACATTCCTGGGCAATGGCGCGGGCCAGCGGGTCACGGGTCGAGCGGGCATAACTGACGCCCAGGTGCAGGTGCTCGTCGGCCTCGTCCTCACCGAGCATGATCAGGGTTTGAAAGAACGCCAGATGAACATGCGAGAGCAGCACGTCGCGGGTGCGCTCCGGCGGCAGCACGCGCAGGGTGTCGAGCGCCTCGGTCAGCAGATCGAGCGCCGCCCTGCTCTCGCCCTCCACTGCCGACTCGCGCCCCAGTTGCAGGAAGCGGGCGGCACTCAGGTAGGCGGGGCGCATGTCGGCCACTCTAGCGCAGCAGCCAGACCGAAATCAGAAGATGAAGGCGGCTCCGGCGTAAGAATCCCGTGAGGTGGTGGGCCTCATGCTGGCCTGAGCATGACCAACGCCGTGGCAATCGCGTTACTCAGCAGCCTCACTCTCTTTCTGGGCCTGAGTGCGCTGGCGCGCCGCCACATGCAGCGCGAGCGCCTGAGTATCAGCGGGCTGGTGCTCACCCTGAGCGGGCTGGCAGGGCTGGGCTGGCTGATCATGGCTGCTGGACTGCGTGCCGCTGCCCCGGTGCTGCTGATCGGCGCGTTGGGCTACTGTTTCGGGCACTTCACGACGCCGCGCCGTGCCGATTCGCGTCTCAGCGCCCCCGGTCCTCAGCTCAAACCCAAATGATGCTGATTTTCCTTCAGCGCTGACTGGGCTAAGTCTTACTCGGCCAGCCGCAGCCAGGGCCAGCGCGCCCGGTAGTCGGCCACCTTCGCCGCGTAGAGGGCGGGCGTGAGGTTGAGGGGGTTGGGCCGCAGAATGCCGCTGGCGAGGTCACCGAACCCGTGTGGGGCATAGACCTCGCCGCTGGCCGAGATGCCCAGGCAGGTACACTCCACCAGAAACTGCGCGATGCTCTCCTGCGAACTGCCGATGGCAGGGCGGGGCAGGCCGTACTTCTCGCCGAACCACAGATGCACGCGGGCCTGGTTGCGGACCTCGATCAGCACACCGAGGTCGGCGAACAGCGTCTCGGCGCGGCGGATCACGGCGTCCTCGGCCTCGTAACTGGTGTCGGCGTCCCAGTAGAAGAGGTCGTAATCGCGGATACCCTGGCCCGCCGGACGGCCCGAGCGCACGTTCCAGACGCCCTGAAACAGGCAGCCTGCCACCAGATACAGCTGCGCTTCGCCGAGCTGGGGCATCCGCTCGATGATCGCCGCGTTGACCGGATTGCTCAGCACGGTGGCCCTGAATTCCGCCTCGGTCATGCGCTCAGCGGTCCTGTTCCTGTTCCCAGGTTCAGCGTCTCGGGGGTCCCCGGCGCTCGCCGCCCTCGCGCGGCGCACGCGGCTCGCGGGGCGCGATCTTGCCTTCGAGTTCCGGGCGCACCAGGTCGATCTTGCCCCGGTCATCGATGCCCACGATCTTGACGCGCAGCTTGTCGCCCACGTTCAGCGCGTCCTCGACGGCGTTGATGCGCTCCTCGCTGATCTGCGAGATGTGCAGCATGCCGTCTTGCCCGGCAAACAGGTTGACGAAGGCCCCGAACGGCGCAGTCTTGACCACCGTGCCCTCGAATTCCTCACCGATCTTGGCGCTGCGGGTCACGGCCTCGATCCTGGCCTGCACGGCCTTGGCGGCCTCGCCGTCGCTGCTGAAGATGCGGATGGTGCCGTCTTCCTCGATGGTCACCTGCGCGCCCATCGCTTCGAGTTCGCGGACCTGCTTGCCGCCCGGCCCGATCACCTTGCCGATGAGTTCGGGGTTGATCTTGAGGCTGATGATGCGCGGCGCGGTGGGGGAGAGTTCGGGGCGGGGCGCGGCCAGCACCTCGGCCATCTTGCCGAGGATGTGCAGCCGGGCGTCTTTGGCCTGACTCAGCGCCTCGCGCATAATCTGGGGCGTGATGCCCTGAATCTTGATGTCCATTTGCAGAGCGGTCACGCCCTGGGCGCTGCCGCAGACTTTGAAGTCCATGTCGCCCAGCGCGTCTTCCGAGCCGAGAATGTCAGTCAGAATCTTGTATTTGCCGTCTTCCATGACCAGGCCCATCGCCACGCCCGCCACTGGGGCGGTGATCGGTACGCCCGCGTCCATCAGCGCCAGGGTGCCCGCGCAGACGGTGGCCATGCTGCTGCTGCCATTGCTCTCCAGCACCTCGCCCACCAGCCGGATCACGTAGGGGAAGCTCTCGAAGCTGGGCAGCACCGCCCGGATGGCCCGCTTGGCGAGGTTGCCGTGGCCGATCTCGCGCCGCGACTGCCCGCCCATGCGCTTGACCTCGCCGGTGGAGTACGGCGGAAAGTTGTAGTGCAGCATGAACTTGTCGCCGGTTTCGCTGGTCAAATCGTCAATCAAGATTTCGTCGCGCTCGGTGCCGAGAGTCGCCACGCCCAGCACCTGCGTCTCGCCGCGTGTGAAGATGGCCGAGCCGTGGGCGCGCGGCAGGGGCCGGGCCTCGATCCAGATGGGGCGTACCGTGCGGGTGTTGCGTCCGTCGGCGCGCAAATCTTCTTCCAGAATCAACCGGCGCAGTTCCTGCTTCTCGACCCTGTAAAAGGCGTTCTTGAGGGCGGTGATCTGGGCGGCGGCTCCCTCGGCCCCGGCGTCGGACACCCGCAGGGCGATCAGTCCGTCGCGCAGGGCCTTGATGCGGGTCGAGCGGTCCTTCTTGCCGGTGGTCAGCAGGGCGTCGCGCAGGCCGCTGGCTTTGGCATCGGTG
This portion of the Deinococcus rubellus genome encodes:
- the purL gene encoding phosphoribosylformylglycinamidine synthase subunit PurL, with the protein product MTQTHASNPSLRTRAATFGLSDSEYDLLVSQLERHPNALEAAIVGAMWSEHCGYKNSRPLFKAFPTEGPQVLQGPGENAGVVDIGEGWGVAFKMESHNHPSAVEPVQGAATGVGGILRDIFAMGARPFAVLDSLRFGDPDSPRTKFLVNGVVEGISHYGNAIGVPTVGGEVTFHPSYQENPLVNVMALGLLRHEDLAKGTMGEVGNQIIYVGSKTGRDGLGGAVFASADLSDASQADRPAVQVGDPFMEKLLLEATLEAIEAGVVAGVQDMGAAGLVSSTCEMAYRAGLGITMNLDDVPTRETGMVPMELCLSESQERMILVPVPGREQELYDLLEKWELDVVNIGQVEEHHNYRLTWKGEMVCDLPVALLNEAPKYTREGVESPEIIAARQRDLTGIPVPDDLNEVLLRLLSHPTIASKRPIFERYDQQVMTNTVVLPGAADAAVMRVKGSSMGVAATSDCNPRFVQLDPYTGAAAGVAEAARNLACVGATPLAITDNLNFGNPHRPEVYYQMQQAVQGIGDACRALNTPVTGGNVSLYNQYVEEGRTVAIHPTPTIGMVGVLPDITKRATLGLKGEGQVLYLLGELGDSIGASQYLETVHGLEAGQVPPLDLKLEQKVIDGVLALIRAGLTDTAHDCAEGGLAVTLSEMAIAGDVGLKVELKTHARADAVLFGEAHSRVVVAISDPADTDTAESLLNGLEVPFVRLGRAGGAGVTIALPRQNVELSVNLAELRAAYDEPLKSVLG
- a CDS encoding DinB family protein, yielding MTALQTFLADQYEIELTAFRAALESVPTEAFSIARLGHSSAWHALHIADWLRLTVLQDRTPTYNYLGWEDQAWAQNLSGVPPTEENADQNAVLAQLDSVGAEAVAYLRSASDADMDGMAFSPSAPSGERPRLAALGMHLRHIAYHRGQVQLGKKA
- the purQ gene encoding phosphoribosylformylglycinamidine synthase subunit PurQ, with amino-acid sequence MNVAVIQFPGSNCDADALHAAQMNLDPSAHFVWHTEDGLPAGTDLVILPGGFSYGDHLRSGAVAARSPIMGAIKAHAERGGYVLGICNGFQVLTEAGLLPGALGRNREVHFLCKPVHLRVENNQTAFTSAYAPDQTLEIPIAHGEGNYYADTATIARLEDEGRIVFRYLDNPNGSINDIAGIVSERGNVLGMMPHPERAMEALLGSEDGQKLFQSLKAVLVK
- a CDS encoding cupin domain-containing protein; its protein translation is MSTPAATLPQTVNLHEKFGLFSEHWQPKVVADLNGQQVKIARISGEFEWHAHEQEDELFMVIKGVLQLKFRDGERIVGEGELIVVPRGVEHLPVAQTEETWIMMFEPASTLNTGNVVSGRTVKELQHL
- the purS gene encoding phosphoribosylformylglycinamidine synthase subunit PurS, with translation MPNYQARVFVTLKPSILDPQGRTVERSLSHLGQPVSGVRVGKYIELQLEGEHTEVESRLKDIAENVLSNPVMENVRWELEERTLEPA
- the purC gene encoding phosphoribosylaminoimidazolesuccinocarboxamide synthase — protein: MTDTTRGELRYEGKAKRVYATPNPTEYLVEYKDEATAFNAQKRGSWVGKGATNNAITAALYPKLEGVGIPTHFIAKLSDTEQLVKAVTIVPVEVIVRNVAAGSFAKKLGLEEGTPLARPVVEYCYKSDALGDPLINTDTAVALEWATEGDMARIRELALQVNGFLTPFFGQRGIRLIDFKLEFGKLPSGQLVLADEISPDTCRFWDAETGEKMDKDRFRHDLGGVEEAYGEMLRRVEQA
- a CDS encoding metallophosphoesterase yields the protein MTEVVVVPDLHGRLDLLLAALRQFPGAHFLSLGDAIDRGPRSLATVDKLLELHDQGRATLLMGNHERMAQEGLKWYQRYSGTHDMDDYRRAMEGYQWWMQAGGDTVRKEIPHYAAERGGPSSLTLEQFPANLARYLDLLVRVVYVTADGVIHLEVPPEPSVLVAHASPPVSHPQYRNPETAALWLRPFEGPFPLPPGVAYSVHGHTPVRGPTRLGRHIYLDLGAYETGRLALLPVSVHQLSTVTVLCGRGEPLRASRYPAMGEALPAQMVTLDGAPGRR
- a CDS encoding YbaN family protein, encoding MVRRVGAEVRPPDPARTPGPQSRRAHLTRPLWLGLGFLFTGIGLLGTVLPLLPGTGFLVLAAWCFSRSSPRFEAWLLGLPVVGELLSDYRAGKGMPLRAKMVACLSIALAVGLSLNRIPVLIGQVVWVLLGMFGIWYIVRRVPLRR
- a CDS encoding nucleotidyltransferase family protein is translated as MTEAEFRATVLSNPVNAAIIERMPQLGEAQLYLVAGCLFQGVWNVRSGRPAGQGIRDYDLFYWDADTSYEAEDAVIRRAETLFADLGVLIEVRNQARVHLWFGEKYGLPRPAIGSSQESIAQFLVECTCLGISASGEVYAPHGFGDLASGILRPNPLNLTPALYAAKVADYRARWPWLRLAE
- the pnp gene encoding polyribonucleotide nucleotidyltransferase, yielding MNVKTPRTFSTMLGNKELSIETGKLAKLVSGSVTVRYGDTILLVTAQARDERSSLDFLPLTVEFEERHYAVGKIPGSFHRREGRPGEKAILSARITDRQIRPLFPKNYRQETQVIITVISADGENAPDVLGPIGASAALSISDIPWEGPTACVRVGQIDGAFVINPTFSQLEHSSMDLVVAGTRDAILMVEAGAKTVDEDALVSAIEFAHAQMQPIIALIEQMRAELGQEKFTLVSETDPAADMLPALATDAKASGLRDALLTTGKKDRSTRIKALRDGLIALRVSDAGAEGAAAQITALKNAFYRVEKQELRRLILEEDLRADGRNTRTVRPIWIEARPLPRAHGSAIFTRGETQVLGVATLGTERDEILIDDLTSETGDKFMLHYNFPPYSTGEVKRMGGQSRREIGHGNLAKRAIRAVLPSFESFPYVIRLVGEVLESNGSSSMATVCAGTLALMDAGVPITAPVAGVAMGLVMEDGKYKILTDILGSEDALGDMDFKVCGSAQGVTALQMDIKIQGITPQIMREALSQAKDARLHILGKMAEVLAAPRPELSPTAPRIISLKINPELIGKVIGPGGKQVRELEAMGAQVTIEEDGTIRIFSSDGEAAKAVQARIEAVTRSAKIGEEFEGTVVKTAPFGAFVNLFAGQDGMLHISQISEERINAVEDALNVGDKLRVKIVGIDDRGKIDLVRPELEGKIAPREPRAPREGGERRGPPRR